One genomic segment of Paenibacillus xylanexedens includes these proteins:
- a CDS encoding GNAT family N-acetyltransferase gives MTIMFKEVKDIDTHAIQELFHSVDWKSGDFPEDLRQAINNSHTVITAWDDTKLVGLINALSDSVMTVYFHYMLVHKEYQSLGIGKRMMEQMLSRYSNIKTKVLISYDSAEKFYEIFGFKPEEGTKAMFISDMV, from the coding sequence ATGACAATCATGTTCAAAGAGGTAAAAGACATTGATACACACGCAATTCAAGAACTGTTTCACTCGGTGGACTGGAAATCAGGAGATTTCCCAGAAGATCTTAGACAAGCAATAAACAACTCGCATACGGTTATTACTGCATGGGATGATACCAAACTAGTTGGCTTAATAAATGCATTGTCTGACAGCGTGATGACAGTATATTTTCATTACATGTTAGTACACAAAGAATATCAATCATTAGGAATTGGTAAGAGAATGATGGAACAAATGCTTAGTCGATATTCTAATATCAAAACAAAAGTGCTTATATCCTATGATAGTGCAGAAAAATTCTATGAAATATTTGGATTTAAGCCAGAAGAAGGAACTAAAGCCATGTTTATTTCAGATATGGTATAG
- a CDS encoding DinB family protein: protein MSYKAILIDQLNACYHDKSWFIPLHDILTDLNAAEASYVKNEGEHSIWAIVNHLIFWNEKWLERYIAEQVDGQNSVNNEDTFDIDPSNLNDVEWRKALHRLKTVFSDWNRALEDSEEHKLTREIPSYFNAPWWGVVSNLCIHNAYHIGQIMLLKKSMKHT, encoded by the coding sequence ATGAGTTACAAAGCTATTCTCATAGACCAATTAAACGCCTGTTATCATGACAAGAGCTGGTTTATACCGCTGCATGATATTTTGACAGACCTCAATGCGGCGGAAGCCTCTTATGTAAAGAATGAGGGGGAGCACTCCATTTGGGCGATCGTCAATCATCTTATTTTCTGGAATGAGAAGTGGCTTGAGAGATATATTGCCGAACAGGTCGACGGGCAGAATTCAGTGAATAATGAGGATACATTCGACATAGATCCGTCTAACTTGAATGATGTGGAATGGCGCAAGGCATTACATAGACTGAAAACCGTCTTTAGTGATTGGAACAGGGCACTCGAAGATAGTGAAGAACATAAATTGACCCGTGAAATCCCTTCCTATTTTAACGCGCCATGGTGGGGAGTTGTATCAAATCTATGTATTCATAATGCCTATCATATTGGCCAGATCATGCTGCTCAAAAAATCAATGAAACACACGTAG
- a CDS encoding DUF4367 domain-containing protein, which yields MDIKNKSGDVLGKIQIESLRNDNAIDRIVIDLKPGEGKAIYTADVTENQFTQQTNYAAIPWEDGLEQLQKHYSPWQPKFPIDSDIDAIHVFYGFDNLTPQEIDEMIEESNRSRRDVVIRDLKPNKKVVGIGITYKEYGGYKFNIFGTTKSRITLPDHGGTTVKQAAIRGVEAFYIFDDQTSQLIWIEEDVHGKALQYEIIGRNMSEDLVMKIAKSMNG from the coding sequence ATGGATATCAAAAACAAAAGCGGAGATGTGCTTGGAAAAATTCAAATTGAATCCTTACGCAATGATAATGCGATTGACCGGATCGTCATTGACTTAAAGCCTGGTGAAGGGAAGGCGATATACACCGCAGATGTTACAGAGAACCAATTCACGCAACAGACCAATTATGCAGCTATTCCATGGGAAGACGGTTTGGAACAATTGCAGAAACATTATTCTCCATGGCAGCCGAAATTTCCGATTGATTCTGATATAGATGCCATTCATGTATTTTATGGATTTGATAATTTAACTCCGCAAGAAATTGATGAAATGATTGAAGAAAGTAACAGGTCACGTAGAGATGTAGTGATACGAGACCTGAAGCCCAATAAGAAGGTTGTGGGCATCGGCATCACGTATAAAGAATACGGTGGTTATAAATTTAATATTTTCGGGACAACAAAAAGCCGGATCACATTGCCTGATCATGGTGGTACTACGGTTAAACAAGCAGCCATACGTGGCGTCGAAGCATTTTATATTTTCGATGACCAAACTTCCCAATTGATATGGATCGAAGAGGATGTGCATGGGAAGGCGCTGCAATACGAGATCATTGGCAGAAACATGTCAGAAGATCTTGTGATGAAGATTGCGAAGTCAATGAACGGATAA
- a CDS encoding NUDIX hydrolase, with the protein MKFIVSASVLNEHNEILLMKGRRGWEMPQGCVEEGETIREAAVREVKEETGIDIELIKFCGLYQNITRGVCNNIFTGKPIGGALTTSDESEEVGYFTLEEAGQMITWGNFYERIHNALDEKSHPFLIEFSE; encoded by the coding sequence ATGAAATTTATTGTTTCTGCTAGCGTTCTCAATGAACATAATGAGATTTTACTCATGAAAGGTCGAAGAGGCTGGGAAATGCCTCAAGGTTGTGTTGAAGAAGGAGAGACTATAAGGGAGGCAGCAGTTCGAGAAGTGAAAGAGGAAACAGGGATTGACATTGAATTAATTAAATTTTGTGGTTTGTATCAGAACATAACGCGTGGCGTATGCAACAATATATTTACTGGAAAACCGATTGGTGGAGCTTTAACTACCAGTGATGAAAGTGAAGAGGTGGGCTACTTTACTTTAGAAGAAGCTGGGCAAATGATAACATGGGGGAATTTCTATGAAAGAATTCATAATGCATTAGATGAGAAAAGCCATCCTTTTTTGATTGAATTTTCAGAATAA
- a CDS encoding phosphotransferase, with amino-acid sequence MMSVINTESVQNEIMKDIETKYGWIVHAVESNYLGYGNLKWIMTTNIGPIFVKQYCKIRYRRGLDGVRDALKYQHLMHLDGIPCQPVYSFNSEYIHTTFSGEDYMISGFSTGNLIKAGQLNSLQMYSLGEATGRMHMWMKTHMPKLPYLQWELPSKAEMFEKIQANLNEMKKMTNQRYIEAIENQRIILKELDLDIFNECAKGWAHWDMHVDNLLFHEDRLEDILDFDRLHYVYSDFDISRAILSSALLDNGKLNVESTRAYVDGYRIHTNLTIEQLVLSIKLTWYKEFKWVHEKYSQDKAMSRFIEEMIWIGNEWENLEEIFTTIFK; translated from the coding sequence ATGATGAGTGTTATAAATACTGAATCCGTACAAAACGAAATTATGAAAGATATCGAAACAAAATATGGATGGATTGTACATGCAGTTGAATCAAACTATTTGGGCTATGGTAATTTAAAGTGGATTATGACAACTAACATCGGGCCCATCTTTGTTAAACAATATTGCAAGATAAGGTATCGACGCGGATTAGATGGGGTTCGAGACGCACTGAAGTATCAACATCTTATGCATCTTGATGGAATTCCTTGTCAGCCAGTATATAGTTTCAACAGTGAATATATTCATACCACATTTTCCGGCGAGGATTATATGATTTCTGGTTTTAGCACAGGGAATTTAATAAAAGCAGGGCAATTAAACAGTCTTCAGATGTATAGTCTTGGTGAAGCTACTGGTCGTATGCATATGTGGATGAAAACACATATGCCGAAATTACCATACTTACAGTGGGAGTTACCTTCAAAGGCAGAGATGTTTGAAAAGATACAAGCAAATCTAAATGAAATGAAAAAAATGACTAATCAAAGATACATAGAAGCTATAGAGAATCAAAGAATTATTCTTAAAGAATTAGATTTGGATATATTTAATGAGTGTGCTAAAGGATGGGCGCATTGGGATATGCATGTCGACAATTTATTATTTCATGAAGATAGGTTAGAAGATATTTTAGATTTTGATAGACTACACTACGTATATTCAGATTTCGACATTTCTCGGGCAATACTCTCAAGTGCACTTTTAGATAACGGGAAATTAAATGTTGAGTCAACTAGGGCATATGTTGATGGTTATAGAATTCATACTAATCTTACGATAGAACAGTTGGTACTATCGATTAAATTAACTTGGTACAAAGAGTTTAAGTGGGTACATGAAAAGTATAGTCAAGATAAAGCAATGAGTCGGTTTATCGAGGAAATGATTTGGATAGGGAATGAGTGGGAGAATCTCGAAGAGATATTCACAACTATCTTTAAATAA
- a CDS encoding helicase — translation MLIEDEKVYPDCAVEIRTVDVGGLTKPQLIQKLDQHSILLNRYGEQLLYDERFIVSSTKQSLQTVELTVRQLGFSDGATTFQLFRRANDLGLECCPVELGPYLRMQYLDQPEICSTNISEGNKAPSGSITVASEALAVDNDFPKGFYLRRISDTLWLRGYLADHLHIWSPHDRFIFCRAQLSIV, via the coding sequence ATGTTAATTGAAGATGAAAAAGTATACCCTGATTGCGCAGTTGAAATAAGAACTGTCGACGTTGGCGGTTTAACAAAACCACAGCTTATACAGAAACTGGACCAACACTCTATTTTATTGAATAGATATGGAGAACAGTTGTTATATGATGAAAGATTTATAGTTTCCAGTACAAAGCAAAGTTTGCAAACGGTTGAGTTGACCGTCAGACAACTTGGATTTTCGGATGGTGCTACGACTTTTCAGCTCTTTCGAAGAGCAAATGATCTTGGGTTAGAATGTTGTCCGGTTGAGTTAGGACCTTATCTAAGAATGCAATATTTGGATCAGCCCGAGATATGTTCTACCAATATTTCAGAGGGTAACAAAGCTCCGTCCGGCTCTATTACTGTAGCATCTGAAGCCCTTGCGGTGGATAACGATTTTCCAAAAGGTTTTTATCTCAGACGAATAAGCGACACGTTATGGTTACGAGGATATCTTGCCGACCATTTGCATATTTGGAGCCCTCATGATCGCTTTATCTTCTGTAGGGCTCAGCTTTCTATTGTATGA
- a CDS encoding HAD-IIIA family hydrolase, with protein sequence MRAFTVEAVFIDRDGTIGGSDEVLYPGEFELFPYTKKSMAKLKTLGIKLYGFTNQPGISRGEATKEAFVREMIEFGFDNVFICPHQHTERCECRKPNPGMLLDAAKKNNLDLSKCIVIGDRWSDILAGHHAGCKKILVLTGAGNEALNKYRHKWSNTEADFIASDFKEAVNYIISLEGTIEAGLR encoded by the coding sequence ATGAGAGCATTCACTGTAGAAGCAGTTTTTATTGATCGTGATGGAACGATCGGTGGTTCAGATGAAGTCCTTTACCCGGGGGAATTTGAATTGTTTCCGTACACTAAAAAATCTATGGCAAAATTAAAAACACTTGGAATTAAACTGTACGGATTTACGAATCAGCCCGGTATTTCAAGAGGTGAAGCTACAAAAGAAGCATTTGTAAGAGAAATGATAGAATTTGGCTTTGATAATGTTTTTATATGTCCGCATCAACATACTGAGAGATGTGAGTGCCGTAAACCGAACCCAGGAATGTTACTTGACGCTGCTAAGAAAAACAATTTAGATTTAAGTAAATGTATTGTAATTGGGGATCGATGGTCTGATATTTTAGCAGGTCATCATGCTGGATGCAAAAAGATATTAGTTTTGACTGGAGCAGGGAATGAAGCTTTAAATAAATACAGACATAAATGGTCAAACACAGAAGCGGATTTTATTGCAAGTGATTTCAAAGAAGCAGTTAATTATATTATTAGTCTGGAAGGAACGATTGAAGCGGGCCTAAGGTAG
- a CDS encoding methyltransferase domain-containing protein yields the protein MSDPRSTYSIQTAVLSLQEELERLKIQAVMGWSKEFRNLEWYGLKNGMRVLEVGSGPGYITEQLLNSLPDSELTSLEIDRSLQAQAKERLKDIPSTRLQFVESSIYQMDLPDDSFDFVVARLIFLHLNNPDEAAQEIYRVLKPGGRLAIIDVDDGVFGAVNPDVPALHTVLMKISDYVAQHGGNRLIGRSLPRLLSESGYIDVDIDSVLQHSDLLGIEGFKHQFNLNRFVHFAEKGVISSEEFAQLQQASEAINHSPEAYAMMNFITACGTKPLT from the coding sequence ATGAGTGATCCGCGTTCAACATACAGTATCCAAACGGCAGTGTTAAGTTTACAAGAGGAATTAGAGAGGTTAAAGATACAGGCGGTAATGGGGTGGTCCAAAGAATTTCGAAATCTAGAGTGGTATGGTTTGAAAAATGGAATGCGTGTATTGGAGGTTGGAAGCGGACCAGGTTACATTACAGAGCAACTATTGAACAGTCTGCCGGACAGCGAGCTTACCTCTCTTGAGATTGATCGTTCACTGCAAGCACAAGCCAAAGAACGGCTGAAAGATATTCCTTCCACGCGATTACAATTTGTAGAGTCTTCCATCTACCAGATGGATCTGCCTGATGATTCTTTTGATTTTGTCGTGGCAAGACTGATCTTTCTTCACTTGAACAATCCTGACGAAGCTGCACAAGAGATATATCGTGTACTGAAGCCTGGCGGCCGTCTTGCCATTATTGATGTGGATGACGGCGTTTTTGGAGCAGTGAATCCTGATGTTCCTGCTTTGCATACGGTATTAATGAAAATTTCGGACTATGTAGCACAACACGGTGGTAATCGTTTAATTGGCAGAAGTCTGCCGCGTCTCCTTTCTGAGAGCGGATACATCGATGTTGACATTGATTCTGTCCTTCAACATAGTGATCTGTTAGGCATAGAAGGGTTTAAGCATCAGTTTAATCTTAATCGTTTTGTACATTTTGCTGAAAAAGGTGTGATCAGTTCGGAGGAATTTGCTCAGCTGCAACAAGCCTCTGAAGCGATAAATCATTCGCCGGAAGCCTATGCCATGATGAATTTCATTACAGCTTGCGGGACGAAGCCATTGACATAG
- a CDS encoding GrpB family protein yields MSKKTIIIEDYKNEWPEMFSDLKSIIEQRLGDLVLRIEHVGSTAIPGLVAKPILDIDVVIDSMDLLPDVIQGLESLGYYYEGNLGVENREAFARKDANVPYSIVKIQRPEHHLYVCNKESKELLRHISFRDALISNPEFVVEYGNLKKELAIKYGENRQSYTEGKTEFVNKVINEYGKNL; encoded by the coding sequence ATGAGTAAAAAAACAATAATTATTGAAGATTACAAAAATGAATGGCCTGAAATGTTTTCTGATCTGAAATCCATCATAGAACAAAGACTCGGGGATCTAGTACTTAGAATTGAGCACGTTGGTAGTACCGCAATACCTGGACTAGTGGCAAAACCTATTTTAGATATTGATGTAGTAATTGATTCTATGGACTTGCTTCCAGATGTAATTCAAGGATTAGAAAGTTTAGGTTACTATTATGAAGGAAATTTGGGTGTTGAGAACAGAGAAGCTTTTGCAAGAAAAGATGCAAATGTTCCTTATAGTATAGTAAAAATACAGAGACCTGAACATCATTTATATGTTTGTAATAAAGAGAGCAAAGAGTTATTAAGACATATATCGTTCAGAGATGCATTAATTAGCAATCCCGAATTTGTAGTCGAATATGGCAATCTAAAGAAAGAACTTGCTATTAAATATGGAGAAAATCGTCAGTCTTATACGGAAGGGAAGACCGAATTTGTAAATAAAGTAATTAATGAATATGGAAAAAACTTGTAG
- a CDS encoding GNAT family N-acetyltransferase: MIHLKRVSVDNWYACTQLNVTEEQKKSFPAPVVYWIAESKVVEDFQPMTIYFDSDLVGFAVYSDKPDHEDNYWLLALMVDTKYQGRGYGREALRKLIDLMKELFNCKSIMIGHRPENRIAGNLYESLSFQRVSEGLIDGEVVRLLTCK; this comes from the coding sequence ATGATTCATTTAAAACGTGTATCGGTGGATAATTGGTATGCATGTACTCAACTGAATGTAACGGAAGAACAGAAAAAAAGTTTTCCCGCGCCGGTTGTATATTGGATTGCTGAATCCAAAGTAGTGGAAGACTTTCAACCCATGACCATCTATTTTGATTCGGATCTGGTTGGTTTTGCTGTGTACTCAGATAAGCCGGATCATGAGGACAACTACTGGCTTCTTGCTCTAATGGTAGATACAAAATATCAGGGCAGAGGTTATGGAAGAGAAGCGCTTAGGAAGTTGATTGATCTAATGAAAGAATTGTTTAATTGCAAAAGCATCATGATTGGACACAGGCCGGAAAATCGTATCGCCGGGAATCTGTATGAATCACTTAGTTTTCAGAGAGTAAGTGAAGGGCTGATTGATGGCGAAGTCGTTCGGCTTCTAACATGCAAGTAG
- a CDS encoding YfiT family bacillithiol transferase: MDENVRFPIGNFEPSLKFSNEDRIHIIGQIPGITKTLREITQHLNDDQLCTPYRDGGWTITQIVHHLADNDMNAYIRFKRALTEDEPMASSYREDLWASLHDYRNTPIEDSILLMEILHKRFLTLLYGLHADQFRRKLRTEVLGTISLDIALQRFVWHGQHHIAQIKSFITSQRW; the protein is encoded by the coding sequence TTGGATGAAAATGTACGCTTTCCGATAGGAAACTTTGAGCCAAGTCTTAAATTCTCTAATGAGGACCGCATCCACATCATTGGTCAAATTCCCGGAATTACGAAGACCTTAAGAGAGATTACACAACATCTCAATGATGATCAACTTTGTACTCCTTATCGTGATGGCGGTTGGACGATCACACAGATTGTGCACCACCTTGCTGACAATGACATGAACGCTTATATCAGATTTAAGAGAGCCTTGACTGAAGATGAACCGATGGCAAGCTCATATCGAGAAGATTTATGGGCATCATTACATGATTACAGGAATACGCCCATCGAAGATTCAATTTTGTTGATGGAGATACTGCACAAGCGATTTCTCACGTTGTTGTATGGTTTACATGCCGATCAGTTTAGACGAAAACTCCGAACAGAAGTGTTAGGTACAATTTCATTGGATATTGCTCTACAAAGATTTGTATGGCACGGGCAGCATCATATTGCTCAAATTAAATCTTTTATAACATCGCAGAGGTGGTAG
- a CDS encoding helix-turn-helix domain-containing protein: protein MNIIKCNIRELMAEHRIDDITELMAKSGLSRNSINKLYRETNIETTKLETLFKLCDTFNCKLSDLIEYVPGAK, encoded by the coding sequence ATGAACATAATCAAGTGTAATATACGAGAACTCATGGCAGAACATCGAATAGATGATATAACAGAATTGATGGCAAAATCGGGCTTAAGCCGGAATTCGATCAATAAACTCTATAGGGAAACAAATATAGAAACAACAAAGCTGGAAACCTTATTCAAGCTATGCGATACATTTAATTGTAAATTATCTGATTTGATTGAATACGTACCAGGAGCAAAATAA
- a CDS encoding helix-turn-helix domain-containing protein → MISYKPFQKLLIDREIKKQDLLKMTGISSATMAKLNTNEYVSLEVIDKLCTALGCQPGDLLEHIVDPKPS, encoded by the coding sequence ATGATAAGTTATAAACCATTTCAAAAATTATTGATTGACAGGGAAATCAAGAAGCAGGATTTATTGAAGATGACGGGGATTTCATCGGCAACGATGGCAAAACTTAATACGAATGAGTATGTATCGTTAGAAGTAATCGATAAATTATGTACGGCATTGGGATGTCAGCCCGGAGATCTATTGGAGCATATAGTAGATCCGAAACCAAGTTAA
- a CDS encoding GNAT family N-acetyltransferase has translation MITFQYFEPEDFDQLIEWSGDEAFLLQWAGPQFQYPLSREQLSDYLHGANDKNTSNKFIYKVMDESTQEIVGHIALGGIDRYNRSGRIGKVLLGKPYQGKGYGKQMINEALRIGFEEEKLHRISLGVFDFNVSAIRCYEKAGFVQEGLIRDARRYEDTFWNLIEMSILENEWKK, from the coding sequence ATGATTACATTCCAATACTTTGAACCGGAAGATTTTGATCAACTGATCGAATGGAGTGGGGATGAAGCATTTTTGCTCCAGTGGGCCGGCCCTCAGTTCCAATATCCACTTTCCAGAGAGCAGCTATCGGATTATTTGCATGGTGCCAATGATAAGAACACTTCAAACAAGTTCATTTATAAAGTGATGGATGAATCAACTCAGGAGATTGTGGGACATATTGCTCTTGGCGGGATTGATCGATATAATCGTTCAGGGCGTATCGGTAAGGTGCTTCTTGGTAAGCCATACCAGGGTAAAGGTTATGGAAAGCAAATGATCAATGAGGCACTTCGAATTGGATTTGAAGAGGAGAAGTTGCACCGGATCAGTCTGGGCGTATTTGATTTTAATGTCTCAGCCATCCGATGTTATGAAAAAGCGGGCTTTGTACAAGAAGGACTTATTCGTGATGCGAGAAGATATGAAGATACATTCTGGAATCTAATCGAGATGAGCATATTAGAAAACGAATGGAAGAAATGA
- a CDS encoding acetamidase/formamidase family protein, whose product MTIHTIELTQENLIGSFTNEVTPILSVKSGDSIRFQTLDAGWGTGVSYVERMKPFDRQGEKDGGHALIGPIYIDEAKQGQTLEIVFNEIVPGSYGFTSAGGYPNWQNQKLHLTEVEELSLNWTLDRQTMNGTCEIKGKSFTVSLSPFMGVVGMPPESGGIHTTWPPRYCGGNIDCKELVQGSKLYLPIPVDGGYLAIGDGHARQGDGEVSCQAIECPMEVVDVTLNVIDDMILTNPRAHTPSGWITFGFHEDLNEATVQALDGMLNLMGELYGLDRVEAIALGSAVIDLRITQIVNGVKGVHAVLPHDAFK is encoded by the coding sequence ATGACCATTCATACGATTGAATTAACTCAGGAAAATCTGATTGGTTCTTTTACCAATGAGGTAACCCCCATTTTGAGCGTGAAATCTGGTGATTCCATTCGTTTTCAGACGCTAGATGCGGGCTGGGGAACAGGTGTGAGTTATGTGGAACGCATGAAACCTTTTGATCGACAAGGTGAAAAAGATGGAGGTCATGCCTTAATCGGTCCGATCTATATCGATGAGGCGAAGCAAGGGCAGACGTTGGAGATTGTTTTCAATGAGATCGTACCCGGGAGTTACGGGTTTACTTCCGCTGGCGGATATCCGAACTGGCAGAACCAGAAGTTACATCTAACAGAGGTTGAAGAACTGTCGCTGAATTGGACACTTGATCGCCAAACGATGAATGGAACCTGTGAAATAAAAGGAAAGTCCTTCACTGTATCTCTCTCGCCGTTTATGGGTGTAGTGGGCATGCCGCCAGAGTCGGGTGGAATTCATACGACTTGGCCGCCTCGCTACTGTGGAGGGAACATCGACTGTAAGGAACTGGTGCAGGGAAGTAAATTATATTTACCTATCCCCGTAGACGGAGGTTATCTCGCGATTGGTGATGGTCATGCACGGCAGGGAGACGGTGAAGTCAGCTGTCAGGCCATTGAATGTCCAATGGAGGTTGTTGATGTCACGCTTAATGTGATTGATGATATGATTTTGACCAATCCTCGTGCACATACGCCGTCCGGCTGGATTACCTTCGGGTTTCATGAAGATCTTAATGAGGCTACGGTTCAAGCATTAGACGGGATGCTCAATCTGATGGGTGAGTTGTACGGACTAGATCGAGTGGAAGCGATTGCACTTGGAAGCGCGGTAATTGACCTGCGTATCACCCAAATTGTGAATGGTGTTAAGGGTGTGCATGCTGTCCTTCCACATGATGCCTTTAAGTAA
- a CDS encoding phosphotransferase-like protein — translation MEKGKIIFLNGVTSSGKTSIVEAMQSYDDPFFYVVANDLFENTIGDKHLQTDYWKYLSEAIVMMYHTAKVFSDHGKHVLIDGILVERPELAPHYEQVKQIFKGYPLDIVELHCPLDICRQRNIERGDRREDQSDEQHRIMAQNINYSYSIDTSMNTPEECAEKIIAALF, via the coding sequence ATGGAAAAAGGCAAAATTATATTTTTGAACGGTGTAACCAGCTCTGGTAAAACTTCAATTGTAGAGGCGATGCAATCATACGATGATCCGTTTTTCTATGTTGTGGCTAATGATTTATTTGAAAATACGATCGGTGATAAACATCTACAGACGGATTACTGGAAGTATCTGAGTGAAGCAATTGTAATGATGTATCATACGGCAAAAGTATTTTCAGACCATGGCAAGCATGTTCTGATCGATGGCATTCTTGTGGAAAGACCGGAGCTCGCGCCGCATTATGAACAAGTTAAACAGATTTTTAAAGGGTATCCACTGGATATTGTGGAACTGCACTGTCCCCTCGACATCTGTCGTCAGCGTAACATTGAGCGTGGTGATCGCAGAGAAGACCAATCGGATGAACAGCATCGAATCATGGCCCAAAACATCAACTATAGCTATTCAATTGATACAAGTATGAACACACCGGAAGAATGTGCAGAGAAGATTATTGCAGCGCTGTTCTAA
- a CDS encoding sugar ABC transporter substrate-binding protein, with amino-acid sequence MNKARFALLLTLILLFPMIISSGSAHIRPQQMAATLPATSPVEKSAASKTFGIIYPMTYPTYEMITKDATEYAGKHNITLIVNAPDEANTEQQIRIMENMIKQHVDGIAISPVDAAALTPVIDAAQAAGIPVITFESDVPSSHRIAYVGADNYRTGQQFAMTTTRLLHNQGMILVENGLEEMQGLQQRLNGFIDYIRSETDIEILEVRYHQGNEDQAMSDMENMIQAHPHFNAIIGLDFVSVSASTLIWKAKGLNRHLIAFGDSPTSENGLLNGQLSAVISQNEGVWGAKMMETLLLASNGVPVKEFIDTGIIEINQEASN; translated from the coding sequence ATGAATAAAGCCAGATTTGCACTTTTACTTACACTAATACTGCTGTTCCCGATGATCATTTCATCCGGTTCGGCACACATTCGTCCACAACAAATGGCTGCAACACTTCCTGCAACTTCACCTGTAGAGAAATCTGCAGCGAGCAAAACTTTCGGTATTATTTATCCAATGACGTATCCAACCTATGAGATGATCACGAAGGATGCAACGGAGTATGCAGGGAAACACAATATCACGTTAATTGTAAACGCACCTGATGAGGCCAACACCGAACAACAGATCCGTATCATGGAGAATATGATCAAACAGCATGTGGACGGAATCGCTATATCGCCTGTGGATGCTGCTGCACTTACCCCCGTTATTGATGCAGCCCAAGCTGCGGGTATTCCGGTCATTACATTTGAGTCAGATGTTCCATCCAGTCACCGAATCGCTTATGTGGGCGCCGATAACTATCGTACCGGCCAGCAATTCGCGATGACAACTACAAGACTTCTGCATAATCAAGGCATGATTCTTGTCGAGAATGGTTTGGAGGAGATGCAAGGTTTGCAACAGCGGCTTAATGGATTCATTGATTATATCCGCAGTGAAACAGACATCGAAATCTTGGAAGTTCGTTATCATCAAGGGAATGAAGATCAAGCCATGTCCGATATGGAGAACATGATTCAAGCTCACCCTCACTTCAATGCGATTATCGGGCTCGATTTTGTTTCTGTCTCTGCTTCTACCCTGATCTGGAAAGCAAAAGGCCTTAACCGGCATTTAATCGCGTTCGGTGATAGCCCGACCAGTGAAAACGGGTTGCTCAACGGTCAATTGTCTGCCGTTATTTCGCAGAATGAAGGAGTCTGGGGTGCCAAAATGATGGAGACCCTGTTACTCGCTAGCAACGGTGTGCCTGTGAAGGAATTTATTGATACGGGGATCATTGAAATAAACCAGGAAGCAAGTAATTAA